A region from the Lolium perenne isolate Kyuss_39 chromosome 4, Kyuss_2.0, whole genome shotgun sequence genome encodes:
- the LOC127347904 gene encoding uncharacterized protein yields MSVLRRFPEFYTPPAHHLRGHMGHTLHLRRHMVHTLRLRIHTPNHLQMLHLQVNAWLFNSKDSVAGNCKTGTSFWGQIAATFNSTSDPARRQTSKQLKDHWNAYNKEVSLFNAYHIQEEALRQSGADDQMVMKAAMERYANDKRVTQPFRRHHWWQAIRNEAKWKGQHGPGSGTESTSKRSRLGVSGEYSSSEATTEERPPGRDRAKAAARKGRRKGKE; encoded by the exons ATGTCGGTTCTTCGCCGCTTCCCCGAGTTTTATACTCCTCCGGCACACCACCTCCGGGGCCATATGGGCCATACGCTCCACCTCCGGCGCCATATGGTTCATACCCTCCGCCTCCGTATCCATACCCCCAACCACCTCCAAATGCTCCACCTACAG GTTAATGCTTGGCTTTTTAACTCCAAGGACTCTGTTGCCGGTAATTGCAAGACCGGCACTAGTTTTTGGGGTCAGATAGCTGCAACCTTCAACTCTACCTCGGATCCTGCCCGTCGTCAGACCTCCAAGCAGCTGAAGGATCATTGGAACGCCTACAacaaggaggtgtccctgttcaaTGCATACCACATCCAAGAAGAAGCGTTACGTCAAAGTGGAGCAGACGATCAGATGGTCATGAAGGCGGCAATGGAGAGGTACGCGAATGACAAAAGAGTGACTCAGCCGTTCAGACGGCACCACTGGTGGCAAGCTATTCGCAATGAAGCGAAGTGGAAAGGACAACATGGTCCTGGTAGTGGAACCGAGTCCACTTCCAAGAGAAGCCGTCTTGGAGTTTCTGGTGAGTACAGCTCTAGCGAGGCGACGACGGAGGAGCGTCCACCGGGCCGCGATAGGGCCAAGGCTGCGGCACGTAAGGGTCGGAGGAAGGGGAAGGAATAA
- the LOC127296561 gene encoding disease resistance protein RGA5-like: MAVSASTGVMNSLLGKLTTLMGDEYRKLKGVRNKVVSLHEEFSSMNALLVKLAGMDELDVQAKVWRDQVREMSYDIEDCIDDFMHDLEVKGATTGFLKKTAERFKKLKVRHQIANKINGIEARVLQLHERRIRYKLDEYNPTTSIVHIDPRALAIFADAAGLVGINTPRDELIELLMDQGQELKVASIVGFGGLGKTTLANEVCREIKGKFTCHAFVSVSLKPDIPRLLRNLLLKLTREQLSPSSSLDDVITNIREYLLNERYFIIIDDLWDTLAWDIIKCAFPENNHGSRVLTTTRIYSVAAACCSKSRGCVFKMKYLNEHDSRRMFFSRIFGSENSCPTELVDVSMDILKKCGGLPLAIISISSLLADQPKTTFEYVRKSLGCMFDGNPTLDQMRQILELSFRNLPNHLKTCLLYLGMYPEDHVIWTFYLLRQWIAEVFVRPTPGLDAEDVAISYFNELINRSMIQPVDTDDGGEVLSCRVHDIMLDVIRSKIEEENFISVLSDPDAVLGMHRNIRRASFQCSGEECRLTSAMVNGSLSKVRSVYAFGGFSCQSVMLLKYIRVLHLDMGFARNNVLDLTGISKLFLLRCLNVVGDTRIELPSQIGELQQLETLDLAVPVSVSNLPSDIVSLPLLLHLSVYGHRGFPDGIGRLRLLRTLRMFGLERNSVENIKGLGEMTSLRYFTFQWSGNDLVEGARRMDVLRSSLQRISGSLRILQFHPGNLDSEGLDGWTTFSPPPIHLRDMMMSGCVFSMIPKWFGHLRDLQSLRFTVRAAGLKDDGVAILAGLPSLVFLQLGSEKPLEERVRIPGSGIAFRALKEFFLCCWAPLLTFEAGAMPVLKKLFLLLIPSRCESGGSVEGPLDGIEHLPAGLREIDIRIKGERDEDGEALKSSLKIAFEEHHPGAALDIRCR, from the exons ATGGCAGTGAGCGCTTCCACGGGTGTGATGAACTCGCTCCTTGGGAAGCTCACTACCCTGATGGGGGATGAGTATCGGAAGCTCAAAGGTGTGCGCAATAAGGTTGTGTCCCTTCATGAAGAGTTCAGTAGCATGAATGCTCTTCTTGTAAAGCTGGCAGGAATGGACGAGCTTGATGTTCAGGCTAAGGTGTGGAGAGACCAAGTGAGGGAGATGTCCTATGATATTGAAGACTGCATCGATGACTTCATGCATGACCTTGAAGTAAAAGGTGCAACCACTGGGTTTCTCAAGAAGACAGCTGAGCGCTTTAAGAAGCTCAAGGTGCGTCATCAAATTGCCAACAAGATCAACGGGATTGAGGCTCGTGTACTTCAATTGCATGAGCGGCGCATAAGGTACAAGCTTGATGAGTACAACCCTACGACCAGTATTGTCCATATTGATCCACGAGCACTCGCTATTTTTGCGGATGCGGCTGGTCTCGTGGGTATTAATACCCCCAGAGATGAGCTTATTGAGTTGTTGATGGATCAAGGTCAAGAGCTGAAGGTGGCTTCTATTGTGGGATTTGGAGGTCTCGGAAAAACCACCCTTGCAAATGAAGTGTGCCGTGAGATCAAAGGGAAGTTTACCTGTCATGCATTTGTATCAGTATCTCTAAAGCCTGATATACCGAGGCTTCTCCGGAATTTATTATTGAAGCTTACGAGGGAACAGTTGTCTCCAAGTAGCAGCTTGGATGATGTGATTACAAATATCAGAGAGTATTTATTGAATGAGAG GTACTTTATCATAATTGATGATTTATGGGATACGTTAGCATGGGATATTATTAAATGTGCTTTCCCAGAAAATAATCATGGCAGTAGAGTGCTAACAACTACCAGGATTTATTCGGTTGCTGCTGCTTGTTGCTCTAAAAGCAGAGGATGTGTTTTTAAGATGAAATATCTTAATGAGCATGATTCAAGAAGAATGTTTTTTAGCAGAATATTTGGTTCAGAAAATTCCTGCCCTACTGAATTAGTAGACGTTTCAATGGATATTCTGAAAAAATGTGGTGGTCTGCCACTTGCTATCATCAGTATATCAAGCCTTCTAGCTGATCAACCAAAGACAACATTTGAGTATGTAAGGAAGTCTCTCGGATGCATGTTTGACGGAAATCCTACTCTTGATCAGATGAGGCAAATTTTGGAGCTCAGCTTCAGAAACCTTCCTAACCATCTTAAGACATGTTTGCTCTATCTTGGTATGTATCCAGAGGATCATGTGATATGGACGTTTTATTTGTTGAGGCAATGGATCGCAGAAGTTTTCGTGCGTCCAACCCCTGGGCTCGATGCAGAGGATGTTGCAATAAGCTATTTCAATGAGCTTATTAATAGGAGCATGATCCAGCCTGTGGATACCGACGATGGTGGAGAGGTGTTGAGCTGCAGAGTACATGATATAATGCTAGATGTCATCAGATCCAAGATTGAAGAAGAAAATTTTATTTCTGTGCTAAGTGACCCGGACGCTGTGTTAGGGATGCACAGAAATATCCGGAGAGCTTCATTCCAATGCTCTGGTGAAGAGTGCAGACTGACATCAGCAATGGTCAACGGGTCATTATCAAAAGTTCGATCAGTCTATGCTTTTGGAGGGTTTTCTTGCCAATCTGTGATGCTACTGAAATATATCCGAGTTCTACATCTAGATATGGGCTTTGCCAGAAATAATGTGCTAGATCTCACTGGTATATCTAAGTTGTTTCTATTGAGATGCTTAAATGTGGTTGGCGATACGAGGATTGAGCTACCTAGCCAAATTGGTGAGCTACAGCAATTGGAGACACTTGATTTAGCAGTACCCGTATCCGTCTCCAATCTTCCATCTGATATTGTTAGTTTGCCTCTGCTGTTGCATCTCAGTGTTTACGGACATAGAGGTTTTCCCGACGGAATTGGCAGATTGAGACTTCTGCGAACTCTACGGATGTTTGGTTTAGAGAGGAACTCCGTGGAGAATATCAAGGGCCTAGGCGAGATGACCAGCCTAAGATATTTTACTTTTCAATGGTCGGGAAATGACTTGGTGGAAGGGGCAAGACGTATGGATGTCTTGCGTTCTTCTCTACAAAGGATCAGCGGCAGCCTCAGGATCCTTCAATTTCATCCTGGTAATTTGGATTCTGAGGGATTAGATGGCTGGACCACATTTTCCCCTCCACCTATCCATCTTCGAGATATGATGATGTCGGGCTGCGTGTTTTCGATGATCCCCAAGTGGTTTGGTCATCTTCGGGACCTCCAAAGCTTGCGTTTCACGGTCAGGGCTGCAGGTTTGAAGGATGATGGCGTTGCTATTCTTGCAGGGTTGCCATCACTTGTCTTTCTCCAGTTGGGCTCAGAAAAACCTCTCGAAGAAAGGGTGCGCATCCCTGGCAGCGGCATTGCATTCCGAGCTCTCAAAGAGTTCTTTCTCTGTTGTTGGGCTCCGTTGTTGACTTTTGAAGCGGGTGCTATGCCTGTGCTCAAGAAGCTTTTTCTACTGTTAATACCGAGTCGTTGCGAGAGTGGTGGGTCTGTGGAGGGTCCACTAGATGGCATTGAGCACTTGCCAGCTGGCCTCAGAGAAATCGATATAAGGATCAAGGGCGAAAGAGATGAGGATGGAGAGGCTCTGAAGTCTTCTTTGAAGATTGCATTTGAGGAGCATCATCCAGGCGCTGCCTTGGACATCCGGTGTCGGTGA